The genome window GAATTGAAATAGGCGTAATCAATAACTTTCCCGAAAAGTAAAATTGAAAAAACTATTATTATCCCGTAAAAAATTGAAATATTCTTGTTAAGTAAATCCTGAATTCTATTTAACATTTTCATCCTTATATATTTATAAAGTTTTGAAACGTAACGGCAGCTATAGAATTTTTATCTGATTATATATTTATATTTTCTTTGCTGTCGTAGTCTTCAAATCTAAAATTTCGAATATATTCCAAACATTCAAAACTTGATAACGCTTTTGAATAGAACCAGCCTTGGATTTCGTCTGCGCCCAAGCCCTGCAAAAGTTTGACTTGAACTTCGTCTTCAACGCCTTCCGTAACTGTTTTCATCCCTAGTTCTTTCGCTAGAATCAGAAGAAATTTAAAAACTTGCCTTTCGCTTCTCCCTTTCATAAGTCCGTCGGAAAAACTTTTGTCAATCTTTAACTCGTCAAACTTGAATTTATGTAAATAACTGAGAGAGGAATATCCTGTTCCGAAATCGTCTAACGATAAGTTAAAACCCATGTCTTTTAGTCGGGAAATAACGTCGTTAGCGCCTTTTTTTAGGATTGTTCCTTCGGTAATTTCCAAATAAATATTTACAGGGTCGATTCCAAAATTTGCCGCTTTTGCAAAAATATTATCTATGAAATTATTCTGCATAAGTTGTATCGGAGAAATGTTTATTGAAATTGTTACGTCTTCCGAGCAAATTTTATGGACTTGTTTTATGTGATATAACGCCGATTCTATAACATATTCGCCCAAAGTTATTATATGCCCGCTTTTTTCGGCGATGTTAACAAATTCTTCGGGGGAAATATATCCTACGTTCGGATGCGTCCAACGGGACAACGCCTCCATTCCGGTCACTTTTTTATTTACAAGAGAAATCTTAGGCTGAAAGAATACTTGCAATTCACCGTTGCGGCAAGCGGAAAGGAAATCTTTTTGTATCGCAGACACTCGTTTTTTCTCGTCTAAATACTCGTAAGTAAAAAATGAATTGTTGCCGATGTCTTGTTTGGACACCTCGGATTTTGATTTGTTTAGCGATAATTCAGCAAATTCAAATAATTGTTCGATACTTGACGCTTGTTCTGGATAAAAAACCACACCTGCCGAAAATGAAATAGAATTATCTAATGAATATTTGTCCGAGGTGGTTTTAATTGATTTTTCCAATTCATTTAATTGTGCGTTCAATATTAACGAGTTTTGGGTTTTTGAAATAAACGCGAACCTGTCGCCGTAAAAACGGGAATGTGCAAAACTTTCAGGAAAGTTTATTAAATTTAACGCCACGTCTTTAAGTATTTCGTTTAACTTTGATATTTCTAGGATGTCGCTTAATTCGCCGAATTTATTTATGTCCATTAAAACAAAATAAAATTCGGAATTTTGGGATATTATTTTTTTTAACTCTCTCGTGAATCCATATTTGTTAAGCAAATTTGTCAATTCATCCGAATTTTTTCGTATTTCTTCCTCTTTTGAGAATAGTTCGACTTTCTTCATAATACTGAAACCGATTATGCCTTCGGCGATCAAAACAACTATGTAAGCAAACCAATATTTGCCTAAGATTAAAGGTTCAAATTTATTTCCCGCGATAACGATAATTAC of Chitinispirillales bacterium contains these proteins:
- a CDS encoding GGDEF domain-containing phosphodiesterase — its product is MGQTIWMKEISSIENKDSLTSSLYDLRLIITRIILYATGLSFILALMFIIDRSYFNTAVTFIFVGLNICGIFFTYAYPQKTQYLFYAVPIYCLIAIKFVEPSLTTSYKEIFTLSYLIIVAISYVLCSSTIALAYSILTCLAVIIVIAGNKFEPLILGKYWFAYIVVLIAEGIIGFSIMKKVELFSKEEEIRKNSDELTNLLNKYGFTRELKKIISQNSEFYFVLMDINKFGELSDILEISKLNEILKDVALNLINFPESFAHSRFYGDRFAFISKTQNSLILNAQLNELEKSIKTTSDKYSLDNSISFSAGVVFYPEQASSIEQLFEFAELSLNKSKSEVSKQDIGNNSFFTYEYLDEKKRVSAIQKDFLSACRNGELQVFFQPKISLVNKKVTGMEALSRWTHPNVGYISPEEFVNIAEKSGHIITLGEYVIESALYHIKQVHKICSEDVTISINISPIQLMQNNFIDNIFAKAANFGIDPVNIYLEITEGTILKKGANDVISRLKDMGFNLSLDDFGTGYSSLSYLHKFKFDELKIDKSFSDGLMKGRSERQVFKFLLILAKELGMKTVTEGVEDEVQVKLLQGLGADEIQGWFYSKALSSFECLEYIRNFRFEDYDSKENINI